The DNA sequence GCGTTACCTCACGAACCACGACGTGCTCCTCCGCTTCGACGAGCCGCACTCGCATGCGCCCGCGCACCTCGTGTACGATCCGGGCGCGGTCGCCCGCGCCGCGCGAGAACTCGTGCTCGTGGATGACGAGTTGTCCACCGGCACGACGCTCGAAAACCTCGCGCGTAGCTGGCTGAGCTTGCATCCGCACGTAGAGCGCGTCGTGTTCGTGAGCCTCACGGACTGGTGCCCGCGCCGGGAGGCCATCTCAGCGGCCTTGGCAAAGCCCACGTCCTTCGTGTCGTTGGTGCGAGGTTCGTACGACTTCGCCACGTCGCCCGCTTGGAACGTGCCCACGTTGCCCGCCGTGGGCGGCAACGGAGAAGACAAGAGTGCGCTGTTGGCACGTCGCAGCGCCCGGCTGGGTCAACGCGTCGACATCGACGTCCGACAAGTGTTGAACGCCGAGCAAGTGCGCACGTCCGATCGAGTGCTTGTCCTCGGCACGGGCGAGTACCAGTTCCCGGCGGCGCGACTGGCCCTTGCACTCGAAACGCGTGGAAATCGCGTGGACTTCGGGGCGACGACACGCTCGCCGATTCTGCCGGGATTCGCGATTCAAAGCAAACT is a window from the Deinococcus yavapaiensis KR-236 genome containing:
- a CDS encoding phosphoribosyltransferase domain-containing protein, producing MTSGTLSLRVERASVPLSTLTDFAVRENPKRGFLFVSRVLGKHIPVAPSVMQASWQQLAKAIGPLTHPHFIGLAETATALGEGVAHAWQALHRGVNVTFQHTSRYLTNHDVLLRFDEPHSHAPAHLVYDPGAVARAARELVLVDDELSTGTTLENLARSWLSLHPHVERVVFVSLTDWCPRREAISAALAKPTSFVSLVRGSYDFATSPAWNVPTLPAVGGNGEDKSALLARRSARLGQRVDIDVRQVLNAEQVRTSDRVLVLGTGEYQFPAARLALALETRGNRVDFGATTRSPILPGFAIQSKLAFADNVGDGMPNFVYNVVPDAYDHILVAYEGACTPDAALLTALGTRARAVRLS